Proteins encoded by one window of Heterodontus francisci isolate sHetFra1 chromosome 12, sHetFra1.hap1, whole genome shotgun sequence:
- the spry4 gene encoding protein sprouty homolog 4 — MESRVSLRNAGNPASVLQPFLDGRLPYGRLQHTTILPMDQMKPNRLENDYVENPIATQPSAHSRAPQQGSTAASHHDQGCEHHELPQQPAQTWTSLTGRPSSISSSSSTSSDQRLLDHVAPPPVAEQQGCQRAVQSQPKSSTSKAIDLKESPQCQETGKHMLLCEGCGKCKCNQCTSPRILPYCWVCSQRCLCSPQNFVNYATCMCLVTGIFYHCTNDDDERSCADHPCSCSHSNCCARWCCMGTMSVFLPCLLCYLPATGCVKLSQKFYDTVSRPGCRCKNSNSVYCKVPEVSGCSGEKPS, encoded by the coding sequence ATGGAGTCCCGGGTTTCTCTCAGGAATGCTGGAAATCCCGCTTCCGTGCTCCAACCCTTTCTAGACGGCCGGTTGCCTTACGGCAGACTGCAACACACGACTATCCTGCCCATGGACCAAATGAAACCCAATCGCCTGGAAAACGATTACGTGGAAAACCCTATCGCCACCCAACCCAGTGCCCACAGCAGGGCGCCCCAGCAGGGATCAACAGCTGCCAGCCACCATGACCAGGGATGTGAGCACCATGAACTGCCCCAACAGCCTGCCCAGACATGGACCTCTCTGACAGGCAGACCCAGTTCCATCAGCAGTAGCAGTAGCACCTCTTCAGACCAGAGGCTCTTGGACCATGTGGCCCCGCCACCAGTAGCCGAGCAGCAGGGCTGTCAAAGAGCCGTCCAATCACAACCTAAATCATCCACCTCCAAAGCAATCGATCTTAAAGAGAGCCCCCAGTGCCAAGAGACTGGCAAGCACATGCTGTTATGTGAGGGCTGCGGCAAGTGTAAGTGCAACCAGTGCACCTCACCCAGAATTCTGCCATACTGCTGGGTCTGCAGTCAGAGATGTCTGTGCTCCCCCCAGAACTTTGTCAACTATGCCACCTGCATGTGTCTGGTAACAGGGATTTTCTACCATTGCACGAATGATGACGATGAGAGATCCTGTGCTGATCACCCTTGCTCCTGCTCCCACTCTAACTGTTGTGCCCGATGGTGTTGCATGGGCACCATGTCAGTGTTCCTGCCTTGTTTGCTCTGCTACTTGCCAGCTACTGGATGCGTCAAACTCTCTCAAAAGTTTTATGACACTGTAAGCCGCCCAGGATGCCGCTGCAAGAATTCCAACAGTGTGTACTGCAAGGTTCCAGAGGTGTCGGGCTGCAGTGGCGAGAAGCCATCCTGA